A single genomic interval of Candidatus Krumholzibacteriia bacterium harbors:
- a CDS encoding A/G-specific adenine glycosylase produces the protein MEWYRRVARDLPWRRTQDPYAIWVSEVMLQQTRVEVVTGRWAPFLQRFPDVRSLAEADPAEVLAAWAGLGYYRRARQLHAAAQRILEVHGSHLPTDSAALRLLPGFGAYTAGAVSSIAFAERVCAVDGNVERVLSRLLGLEGDPKRAPTAGVIREVATALVAEESPAEVNQGLMELGATVCTPRSPRCGACPWSGACRARASGRPEDFPRTAPRRRSIEVACYAAVVGSPRGLLWRRRPEGEPNAGLWELPTTPWHPGKADVAAAQDALEDLGHGLDRRWRVGDALARARHGITHHRITVVAHRVEDLGTARFDPGSLRLGPPHEAETWGLTAATTKLLGRLPTLL, from the coding sequence GTGGAATGGTATCGCCGGGTGGCGCGCGATCTTCCGTGGCGCCGGACGCAGGACCCGTACGCGATCTGGGTCAGCGAAGTGATGCTGCAACAGACGCGGGTGGAGGTCGTGACGGGTCGCTGGGCGCCCTTCCTGCAGCGTTTCCCGGACGTGCGGTCGCTCGCCGAAGCCGATCCGGCCGAGGTGCTGGCCGCCTGGGCGGGTCTCGGCTACTACCGACGCGCCCGACAGCTGCACGCGGCCGCACAGCGGATCCTCGAAGTGCACGGCAGTCATCTTCCCACCGACAGTGCGGCCCTGCGGTTGCTGCCGGGCTTCGGCGCGTACACGGCCGGTGCGGTCTCGAGCATCGCCTTCGCCGAGCGCGTCTGCGCCGTCGACGGGAACGTCGAACGCGTCCTGTCGAGACTGCTGGGACTCGAGGGGGACCCGAAGCGTGCACCGACCGCCGGTGTGATCCGTGAGGTCGCCACGGCACTGGTGGCCGAGGAGTCTCCCGCCGAGGTCAACCAGGGGCTCATGGAGCTCGGGGCGACGGTCTGTACGCCGCGGTCGCCGCGGTGCGGCGCGTGTCCGTGGTCGGGCGCCTGCCGGGCCCGAGCCTCGGGACGCCCCGAGGATTTTCCCCGCACGGCTCCGCGACGCCGCTCGATCGAGGTCGCCTGCTACGCGGCCGTGGTCGGATCGCCCCGCGGACTCCTCTGGCGCCGTCGCCCGGAGGGCGAACCGAACGCCGGACTCTGGGAACTGCCGACGACGCCCTGGCATCCGGGGAAGGCGGACGTCGCGGCGGCGCAGGACGCCCTCGAGGACCTCGGGCACGGTCTCGATCGCCGATGGCGCGTGGGAGACGCGCTGGCGCGGGCCAGGCACGGGATCACGCACCATCGCATCACGGTGGTGGCCCACCGGGTCGAGGACCTGGGCACGGCGCGCTTCGATCCGGGGAGCCTCCGGCTCGGGCCGCCGCACGAGGCCGAGACCTGGGGTCTGACGGCGGCCACCACCAAGCTGCTCGGTCGGCTGCCGACGTTGCTCTGA
- a CDS encoding methylmalonyl-CoA mutase family protein: MSEDLSAAGATAESYADYHPTHPVRFVTAASLFDGHDAAINIFRRLLQRGGAEVVHLGHNRSAEEVVDAALQEDAQGIAVSSYQGGHVEYFRYMKDLLEQKGAPHVRLFGGGGGVIVPDEIRELEAYGIEKIYTPDDGRRMGLEGIIGHMISRSDFVPPKPEAVEPGDVAGRWIAVARTITLAESTDDDRSEFEASLERLRRLPRPATQPVLGITGTGGAGKSCLTDELVRRFLRDFDDKTVAVLSVDPSKRRTGGALLGDRLRMNAVHHERAFMRSLATREHRGELSAAIQDAIEVVKAAGYDLVIVETSGIGQSDAGIVDVCDVPMYVMTSEFGAASQLEKIEMLELADLVAVNKFDRRGSADAFRDVCKQYKRENDIDPMTPNEDLSIYGTMASRFNDEGVNALYSAMIEKIAAATGVDWKSTLEVPRLQVTDVRDQIVPPRRTAYLAEIAESVHRRKQKTDRQSDVARRVQHLRAALDELPADDPARSSLQQRLEVVDAELDDDVRRQLEDWPRLREQYSGDELVVEIRDKEIRNDLSTTSLSGTKVPRVALPRTEDHGELVRFLREENVPGRWPFTGGVFPFKRTTEDPKRQFAGEGPPERTNRRFHYLCLDDPAKRLSTAFDSVTLYGEDPAERPDIYGKVGESGVSICSVDDMKKLYSGFDLSDPMTSVSMTINGPAPIILAMYMNTAIDQACERWLIENGNLDQAMAKRDALYTDQGLEPPRYHGELPKGNDGVGLGLLGISGRDVVPPEVYAELKERTLSTVRGTVQADILKEDQAQNTCIFSVDFALKMMGDIQQYFVDHRVRNYYSVSISGYHIAEAGANPISQLAFTLSNGFTLVEYYLSRGMHIDEVAPNLSFFFSNGLDPEYTVIGRVARRIWATAIREMYGGNERSQKLKYHVQTSGRSLHAREIAFNDIRTTLQALLAMQDNCNSLHTNAYDEAITTPTEESVRRAMAIQLIIAREFGWAKNENPLQGSYFVEQLTDMVEDAVVAEFERISERGGVLGAMETQYQRGRIQEESLLYETRKHTGELPIVGVNTFLDANRQDNALETGDLVRSSAQEKHRQITAAQSFQGARRDSGAAALERLQTIATNGGNVFEELMGTVKVATLGQITHALYRVGGEYRRMM, encoded by the coding sequence ATGAGTGAGGATCTCTCCGCAGCCGGCGCCACCGCCGAGAGCTACGCCGACTACCACCCGACCCACCCGGTCCGCTTCGTGACGGCGGCCAGCCTGTTCGACGGCCACGACGCGGCCATCAACATCTTCCGCCGGCTGCTGCAGCGCGGAGGTGCCGAGGTCGTCCATCTCGGCCACAACCGCAGTGCCGAGGAGGTCGTCGACGCGGCCCTGCAGGAGGACGCGCAGGGGATCGCGGTCAGCAGCTACCAGGGTGGCCACGTCGAGTACTTCCGGTACATGAAGGATCTGCTCGAGCAGAAGGGCGCGCCGCACGTCCGTCTGTTCGGTGGTGGCGGAGGGGTCATCGTCCCCGACGAGATCCGCGAACTCGAGGCCTACGGAATCGAGAAGATCTACACTCCCGACGACGGTCGCCGCATGGGTCTGGAGGGGATCATCGGTCACATGATCTCGCGCAGTGACTTCGTGCCGCCGAAGCCCGAGGCAGTGGAGCCCGGCGACGTGGCCGGGCGCTGGATCGCGGTCGCCCGCACGATCACCCTGGCCGAGAGCACCGACGACGACCGGAGCGAGTTCGAGGCCTCGCTCGAGCGTCTACGTCGGCTGCCCCGGCCCGCGACCCAACCCGTGCTGGGCATCACCGGCACCGGGGGAGCGGGCAAGAGCTGCCTGACCGACGAACTCGTCCGCCGTTTCCTCCGCGACTTCGACGACAAGACGGTGGCCGTGCTCTCGGTCGATCCCTCCAAGCGCCGCACCGGCGGCGCTCTCCTGGGAGATCGCCTGCGCATGAATGCCGTCCACCACGAGCGCGCCTTCATGCGCAGCCTGGCCACGCGCGAACACCGCGGAGAGCTGAGCGCAGCGATCCAGGACGCGATCGAGGTGGTCAAGGCGGCCGGCTACGACCTGGTGATCGTCGAGACCAGCGGCATCGGCCAGAGCGACGCCGGGATCGTGGACGTGTGCGACGTGCCCATGTACGTGATGACCAGCGAGTTCGGCGCGGCCAGTCAGCTCGAGAAGATCGAGATGCTCGAACTCGCCGATCTGGTCGCCGTGAACAAGTTCGACCGGCGCGGCAGTGCCGACGCCTTCCGCGACGTCTGCAAGCAGTACAAGCGCGAGAACGACATCGATCCCATGACGCCGAACGAGGATCTGTCGATCTACGGCACCATGGCCTCGCGCTTCAACGACGAGGGCGTGAACGCGCTCTACTCCGCGATGATCGAGAAGATCGCCGCCGCGACCGGGGTCGACTGGAAGAGCACGCTCGAGGTCCCGCGGCTGCAGGTGACCGACGTCCGCGATCAGATCGTGCCGCCGCGCCGGACCGCCTACCTGGCCGAGATCGCCGAGTCGGTGCACCGCCGCAAGCAGAAGACCGATCGCCAGAGCGACGTCGCGCGCCGGGTGCAGCACCTGCGGGCCGCGCTCGACGAGCTCCCCGCCGACGATCCCGCGCGCTCGTCCCTGCAGCAGAGGCTCGAGGTGGTCGACGCGGAACTCGACGACGACGTCCGCCGCCAGCTCGAGGACTGGCCCCGTCTGCGCGAGCAGTACTCGGGCGACGAACTCGTCGTGGAGATCCGCGACAAGGAGATCCGCAACGACCTGTCGACCACGTCGCTGAGCGGCACGAAGGTGCCGCGCGTGGCCCTGCCGCGCACCGAGGACCACGGTGAACTCGTGCGCTTCCTGCGCGAGGAGAACGTTCCCGGTCGTTGGCCCTTCACCGGCGGCGTCTTCCCCTTCAAGCGCACCACGGAGGACCCGAAGCGGCAGTTCGCCGGTGAAGGACCACCCGAGCGCACCAACCGTCGCTTCCACTACCTGTGTCTCGACGATCCGGCCAAGCGCCTGAGCACGGCCTTCGACTCGGTCACCCTGTACGGCGAGGATCCCGCCGAACGTCCCGACATCTACGGCAAGGTGGGCGAGAGTGGGGTGTCGATCTGCTCGGTCGACGACATGAAGAAGCTCTACAGCGGCTTCGATCTCAGCGATCCCATGACCAGCGTGTCGATGACCATCAACGGTCCCGCGCCGATCATCCTCGCCATGTACATGAACACCGCCATCGACCAGGCCTGCGAGCGCTGGCTGATCGAGAACGGGAATCTCGACCAGGCGATGGCGAAGCGCGACGCGCTGTACACCGACCAGGGTCTCGAGCCGCCGCGCTACCACGGCGAGCTGCCGAAGGGCAACGACGGCGTGGGGCTCGGATTGCTCGGGATCAGCGGTCGGGACGTCGTCCCGCCCGAGGTCTACGCAGAACTGAAGGAACGCACGCTGAGCACGGTGCGCGGGACCGTCCAGGCCGACATCCTCAAGGAGGACCAGGCCCAGAACACCTGCATCTTCTCGGTGGACTTCGCCCTGAAGATGATGGGCGACATCCAGCAGTACTTCGTCGACCACCGCGTACGCAACTACTACAGCGTGTCGATCAGCGGCTACCACATCGCCGAGGCGGGCGCGAATCCCATCAGCCAGCTGGCCTTCACGCTTTCGAACGGCTTCACGCTGGTCGAGTACTACCTCAGCCGCGGCATGCACATCGACGAGGTGGCGCCCAACCTGAGCTTCTTCTTCAGCAACGGACTCGACCCCGAGTACACGGTGATCGGCCGGGTGGCCCGCCGCATCTGGGCGACGGCGATCCGTGAGATGTACGGCGGCAACGAGCGCAGCCAGAAGCTCAAGTACCACGTGCAGACCAGCGGCCGGTCGCTGCACGCGCGCGAGATCGCCTTCAACGACATCCGCACCACCCTGCAGGCCCTGCTGGCCATGCAGGACAACTGCAACAGCCTGCACACCAACGCCTACGACGAGGCGATCACCACGCCCACCGAGGAGAGCGTACGGCGGGCCATGGCGATCCAGCTGATCATCGCGCGCGAGTTCGGTTGGGCGAAGAACGAGAATCCGCTGCAGGGCAGCTACTTCGTCGAGCAGCTCACCGACATGGTCGAGGACGCGGTGGTCGCCGAGTTCGAACGGATCAGCGAGCGGGGGGGCGTGCTCGGCGCCATGGAGACCCAGTACCAGCGCGGACGGATCCAGGAGGAGAGCCTGCTGTACGAGACCCGCAAGCACACCGGCGAGCTGCCGATCGTGGGCGTGAACACCTTCCTCGACGCCAACCGACAGGACAATGCACTCGAGACGGGCGATCTCGTCCGGTCCAGTGCACAGGAGAAGCACCGCCAGATCACGGCGGCGCAGTCCTTCCAGGGCGCGCGGCGGGACTCCGGCGCGGCGGCCCTCGAGCGGCTCCAGACGATCGCCACCAACGGGGGCAATGTCTTCGAGGAGTTGATGGGGACCGTGAAGGTGGCTACGCTCGGCCAGATCACCCACGCGCTGTACCGCGTGGGTGGCGAGTACCGTCGCATGATGTAG
- a CDS encoding ATP-binding protein: protein MKIAFIGTHGVGKTTLCFDLAARMKRLDLSVDIVKEVARHCPLPINRDTTLDAQRWILHQQISEEIGACARFDAVICDRSVLDNYAYLVHRMGNREELEPLVQDWARSYDALFKVPVVQAPRFDGTRDVSAEFQREIDDVIEHLLVRFGVRCHRLDPAHRASWPATVLRSVGLPESPNQFDLFDEGG from the coding sequence GTGAAGATCGCGTTCATCGGGACGCACGGGGTGGGCAAGACCACCCTGTGCTTCGATCTCGCGGCGAGGATGAAGCGATTGGACCTGTCGGTGGACATCGTCAAGGAGGTCGCGCGGCACTGCCCGCTGCCGATCAACCGCGACACCACCCTCGACGCCCAACGCTGGATCCTGCACCAGCAGATCAGCGAGGAGATCGGCGCCTGCGCCCGCTTCGACGCCGTGATCTGCGACCGGAGCGTGCTGGACAACTACGCCTATCTCGTGCACCGCATGGGAAATCGCGAAGAACTCGAGCCTCTCGTGCAGGACTGGGCACGCAGCTACGACGCCCTGTTCAAGGTTCCCGTCGTCCAGGCCCCGCGCTTCGACGGAACCCGCGACGTCTCGGCGGAGTTCCAGCGGGAGATCGACGACGTGATCGAGCACCTGCTCGTGCGCTTCGGGGTGCGCTGCCATCGCCTGGATCCGGCCCACCGTGCGAGCTGGCCCGCCACGGTTCTGCGGTCGGTCGGGCTGCCCGAGTCGCCCAACCAGTTCGACCTCTTCGACGAGGGTGGGTGA
- a CDS encoding Stp1/IreP family PP2C-type Ser/Thr phosphatase, whose protein sequence is MRAAGRTDIGRHRASNEDSILLIPDRGLFAVADGMGGHRGGRVASHMVTAELGEIARASETPLDGPALEQALVQINRHVFERGESDADLQRMGSTCVAVSIDGRLAQVAHIGDSRCYLVRENRTWQVTSDHRAIQTMIDQGALTESESRVHPMRNVLTRSVGVEPAVEVSRNELELQSGDRMVLCSDGLTDMLTEAEIAAEVSASSDLDQLVESLVAQANQAGGSDNISVVVVEIDDGVGE, encoded by the coding sequence TTGAGAGCAGCCGGACGGACCGACATCGGACGACATCGCGCGTCGAACGAGGACAGCATCCTGCTGATCCCCGATCGAGGCCTGTTCGCCGTGGCCGATGGCATGGGTGGGCACCGTGGGGGGCGCGTCGCGAGCCACATGGTGACCGCGGAGCTCGGCGAGATCGCCCGGGCCTCGGAGACCCCGTTGGACGGTCCGGCCCTCGAACAGGCACTCGTGCAGATCAATCGTCACGTCTTCGAGCGCGGCGAGTCCGATGCCGACCTCCAGCGCATGGGTTCGACCTGCGTCGCCGTGTCGATCGACGGTCGGCTCGCGCAGGTCGCGCACATCGGGGACAGCCGGTGCTACCTCGTGCGTGAGAATCGGACGTGGCAGGTCACGAGCGACCATCGCGCGATCCAGACCATGATCGACCAGGGCGCCCTGACCGAGTCCGAGTCGCGCGTCCACCCCATGCGCAACGTGCTCACGCGCAGCGTCGGCGTCGAGCCGGCCGTCGAGGTGTCCCGCAACGAACTCGAGTTGCAGTCCGGCGACCGGATGGTCCTGTGCAGCGATGGTCTGACCGACATGCTCACCGAGGCCGAGATCGCGGCCGAGGTCTCCGCCAGCTCCGATCTCGACCAGCTCGTCGAGTCCCTGGTCGCGCAGGCGAACCAGGCCGGTGGATCGGACAACATCTCCGTCGTGGTCGTCGAGATCGACGACGGAGTCGGGGAATGA